The following are encoded in a window of Candidatus Hydrogenedentota bacterium genomic DNA:
- a CDS encoding TauD/TfdA family dioxygenase, whose protein sequence is EGDSLLQFLCEPIHSPQLQCRVRWEPDPIAFWDDRSVQHLAISDDQERRVMHHAALRGDVLHSSSGAGVGSIPRSLTALRARRDPLES, encoded by the coding sequence CGAGGGCGATTCGTTGCTCCAGTTCTTGTGCGAACCCATCCACTCGCCCCAGCTCCAATGTCGAGTCCGCTGGGAGCCCGACCCGATCGCGTTCTGGGACGATCGATCCGTCCAGCACCTCGCCATCTCCGACGATCAGGAGCGCCGCGTCATGCACCACGCGGCCTTGAGAGGGGACGTGCTGCATTCGTCGAGCGGGGCTGGAGTGGGATCGATTCCGCGCAGCCTGACTGCGCTCCGGGCGAGACGGGACCCTCTGGAATCGTGA